Part of the Sporosarcina sp. FSL K6-2383 genome is shown below.
GCTGCATTGATGTCTGCTTTTGTTTTATCTGCATACTTAACGATATCATCGAACGGCGCAATCTCATCTGTTGTCAAACCTAGCGCTTGAACAATTATACTTGTGGCTTGTACACGCTTCAGGTTTTGATTAGGCTTAAATGTGCCATCTGCATAGCCACCCACAATCCCAGCCGTTGCAGCCTGTTCAATATACACCCTCAATCCGTGTCCGGCAGTATCCGTGAACAGTGCCGGTTTCGGAGCAATTACCTCTGGAACCTCTGCATTCGAGCTTTCTATAACTGTCCAAAATTGTTCCATAATGACTTTATAGCCTGCTTCACTCAAGTGAATATTTTCTGGATTAGGAAGATAAGTCTTATAGTCTACCGCGATGGCATCACCTGTTGGGACTAGGATAGCCTGTGTCCCCCCAAGGCCTGTTGCAATGGTCTTATTCAAAGTAGTAAGTAACTGGTTGAGCATTGGTTGTAAATCCTCCGACATATAGGGAAATGGATTATAATAACCCATTACATACACTTGTGCATCAGGATTTAATTGGCTAATCTGCACCATAATTGCCTTGTAGTTGGCTCCAATCTGCTGAAGTGTCCTTACTAACTCCATCTGATCGACAATCATCTTGCCAGTCGTTTGGTCTTGTTTAAGAAGTGGTAATATATCATTAGCACCCGCGCTAATCGTGATAAGCTCAGCATCTTTGATAGACTGCTGAAGTGTAGCTGTCTTTTCTACAGAACCGATTCCCAAAATGTCTTTCGTTACATTCTGCTGAATATCACTCAATACATCCGTTGTTTTATAGCCTGGATACGAAAAACCTTTATTAAATGACTTCAAATCTCCCTTAGCATACAGCCCGTCCGCCAAGAAATCTGCATAACTTCTCCCTAATTCATTGTACGGACTAATTCCCACAGTCAATGAATCTCCTAGTGCTAGATAATCAATAGTTGGTGCATTCGTATCTAGTTCATCTGCTGAAAAATGATACGGGATGACCAACATTTGAAACATGAGAGCAACAACAAATAATAAGCTAAATCTGAACTTCTTCATTCATGTACCTCCTGTTTTTATATTTGGTAAATTAATTACTACAATATTCATCCTATAGCGTAAAACACAAAATAAGCTCATCACTTTCTAATTCGACATAGAATAATAATTTCCCTTCACAAATAAAAAAAACACATCGACATAGGCCGACGTGTTCCGAATATGAATTATAGTTCTTCCCCATTACTTTCCATTATCAAATATCAAATTCATCTTGAATACCCTATTGTTCTTATGTTATTCACTTTTTTAAAAAAAGCTAAACATTAAGGACGACCTGTTTGTTAATGAAAGAAATGGGTACAGTATGAAATAAGAGCTATTTCATACACAAGGAGGTTTTTGCAAAATGGATGACAAAAAATACGTAGGAACATTTCATTCGATTGATACTGTTTTATACAAAATAATAGAAATGAAAGCACAGGGCATTGATGAAAGTAATATGTACGCTGTTACAATCGAGGAAGATAATATTTCAATGCTCCGGGGGCGATCAGACATCGAGCTTCTTGGTACGGCTGATGATGATTGGTTAAATCGCTTTACACTTTTTTTGAAAGGTGAAGAATCTGTTTTAGATGCTTTTTCAAGTATGGGATTTTCTGAACAACAATCAAGACATTATTATGATGAGGTGAAGAACGGGGGAGTTGCCCTATTCATTGAAAATGGAGTGTCGAAAAGTCATTTGTCGGAACAGAAATCAGATAACCCTCGTTCTGTTGTAGAAGAAATGGATAGCAGTACAGATCGTAGCATAAGCAGGGGAGCCTTGGAGGGGCAAGATGAAAACCAACAAATAGTCAATAATGACCCCACAGTTCCACGCCTCAACACAAGAAACCTATAGGCTAGTCAAATAGGAGGGTAGATCCCCCTCGACTTCCCACACCTTTGTATGGTTCGTTATGCTGTGGTCAAGTGCTTACCTCCCTACAACAAACGTCTTCACCAACGCAATACGCTCTCGAAAATTCGACTTCGCCTCTACCACTTTCGGTGTTTTAGCCGCTACTACATCAGACTTTAAATCTATACTCTCCGCAATCTTTTGCGCTCTCGCTAAGTGAAAATCACTTGAAACAATCGTAATGGAATCGACATCGGATGGCAGCAGTTTCTTCGAAAAAAGCAGATTTTCATATGTCGAGGTCGACGCATCTTCTAGTATTAGCCGACTGTCTTCAATACCATTATCTGTTAAGAACCGCCTCATTGCTTCCGCTTCACTCATCGGTTCATCGGAGCCTTGCCCACCCGATAAAATCAATGTCACATGAGAATATTCATTGGCATAGGCTAGTGCAGCATCTAAGCGATAGCGCAATGATAACGATAGACTATCTTGTTTCACCTTGGCCCCCAACACAATCGCATAATCATTCGTGCCATCTGCCTTCGGCTCTAGGCCCGACTCTATCCATTTCCCTGTTCGCGACCAACAGAAAATACCGGCAGCAACGACTAGAAAACACGCTATCAAAATGACTCTTCTCGATATTTTCATGTAATCACCTCGACCTCCACTGCTTTTTTCTGTAATAAATCTGTATAAAACGGATCCTTGCCAATGGCATACACCCGATCGCAAACGTTCGTAATTTCATCCATATCATGCGATGTATACATAATCATCTTTCCTTCATTTTTCGCTAGATTATGTAAATATAATCCGATTTCTGTTTTTGATTTCAAGTCGATGCCAACTGTTGGTTCATCCAACAACAGCAATATTGGATCATGTAGCAGGCTAATCGCCAAATTCAATTTCCTTTTCATACCTCCTGATAAAGACTGGACACTTTCCTTCCAGTGTGTCAATTGCATGTCCAAGCACAGCTGACGACATTGTTCTTTTGACCGTCTTTTCCACGATAGTTTTTCAAAAAACAGCATATTTTCCTCCACCGTGAATTCATCCCAAATCGAAATATCCTGGGGTACATAGCCGATTTTCTGACGAATTTTCTTGATATCCGTTCTATAAGAAAGACCGTCTAATTGAATATCTCCTTGCGTCGGTTGCATAACCGTTGCTAATAATTGCAACAATGTCGATTTACCCGCACCATTTTCCCCAACGAGCCCGATAATTTCACTTGGTTTCATTCGGAAAGATAGATTGTCAATGACCAGCTTATTCTTATATTTTTTTTGCACCCCAGACACTTCAAGCATACGATTTTCCCCCTTTCCACAGCCATAGGATGAATAAGACGATTAATACCGTGAGCCAAACAACTGGAATCATCCCATCCAGTAAGGCGTGAACCGGGCTGAGTGCTTCTAGCCACGACCACTTCCGCGTCAGACCCTCAAGTGGTATAATCGCTCCGCCAACTACTGTAAGCAGTAGTGCAATCGCTACACCACTCACATAATACATGAATGCTTGCTTGGACACACTAGCTAGTAAAAATGCTAGCAGATTAATGGTTAGTCGAAAAGTGACAAGTGCTATGACAGCTTGAACAGAGATTTTTTCATCGAATAAACTCGAGAAAATAATTGCAGCTAGTAGATCTACAAGAAATAGGAGCAGTGTATACAGCAAAAATGTTCCCTGTGCATATTGTCCAAATGATATCGATGTAAATTGCCAACGCGAGCGCATCGATAGTCGATTTTCCTTCAATACCCAATCAAACAGGAAAAACACCGTAATCATTGCAAATAGCGCCCAAACACCCCATACAGGTACAATTAGCAGTGATTGTTCGACCACTTCACTATCTTTATCAAAATAAGTAAAACTCGACTGGAGTAATGTCTCATTGTGTTGTCGCTTCCGACTGCTATCGATGATTTCTATGTAGCTCCATTCATCTTCCATCTGTGCATCTTTGAATAATTGCTTAATAACAAATGCCGCTTTCGAACGGGACGCATCCTGCTGAGCAAACGACGCAATCGTTTCAACAACAGCCTGATAAGCATAGGAACGATTCGATGAATAGGCTTCAATCAGCTGATTGCGCCGCCCCGCAAGAATATTATCCGCATACCCCTCGCGTATCACAAATACACTATCCAGCTCATGCTGCTCAAGCTTATGAAGTGCAACATCCTTCTCCAGATAGTGAATATACAGAAGATCAGCGCTCGCAATATCAGCTACTAGCTGCTCTACTAGTTCCGATTGCTCTTCTACGACAAGTCCAATCGGAACTGTCATCTCCTCTTGCCATATCCCAATACTTTTCATCATCAATACCGTCAACACAATTGGTAGCAGTAACCAGCACACCAAGCCTTTCCATTCCTTGCGCCAACGCATCAGCCGGGTAGATACAATCCTTCTCATCGGTCCCACCTCTCTTTTCCGATCGTTGACAACCATACACCGAGTAGTCCAGCAGTCGCAACAAGAACTAACGATGTGAAATCCGCATAATTGCGTCCCTCTAACACAATATCAATCATCCAATTCATGCTGTCGTAGGAAAAGAAATATGGCAAAACACCTTGCACAACGAGTGGAAAGTATAAGGTCGGTATCACTGCACCACTTGTAAAAATCATGATAAAAGTCCACAATCCCTGTAAAAGTAAAGCCACTTTCTGTGATGAAACCCAGATATCCAGCAACGCAATCCCTATGAGCAACAATAAGGCATACAAAACTGCAAACAACGCAAACCTTACATAATCGATGAGGTACAAATCATAGTCCACAAACTGGCTAATAGCGACGAATAATAGTGTTGCATAGACCACACTGCCAGCCAATGCCACAATCACGCGTGCAAAAATACGTTGCCACAGTTTCACTCCTGCTAATGTCAGACGTATTTGCATCGCCGGATGTTGCTCTTTTCCTAAAATCATATAAAAAGCAAGTGCCCAAATCGACAAACTCATAAACCAGCCTGCCAATACGTAATAATGCACCGAAGAAGACGTCGCTACATTTTCAAGTATTTCCTTGTCCAGTAACTTATCCTTACCAAGTGTATACAAGGTAAAATCTATAAATTGCTGCAACATCAATTCTTGTCGTTGTTCTTTTGACATATCTATTTTTTTAGCATAGTCATAAATCGTCAATATATTAGCCTGTGCCGCACCAATATAGCGCGTCATACTTTCGACTAACTCTTTAACCAAATAGCTATCCGTAGGTCTGAAAGGATTTCCGACAATCGGAATCGTCACAGATTCTCCCTCATACAAATCCGCTGTAAACCCTTCTGGGAATGAAAAATACGTGCTGATTTCATTTTGCGTTATCAATTGCTGCGCTTGCTCCTTCGATAATGCAATGATTTGAATATAGGCCCCGTCCGCTGCTGTACCTTCCAATAAGCTAGCAAATAACCGTGACTCCTTTGTGCCGTCCTCATCCACTAAAGCAACCCGAATAGGAGAATGTTCATCTGGCACTAACAAACCAGCAACGAGTCCTAATAACAAACCTATCAAAAGAATAGGAAATAGAAAAAGAAGAAGAAGGGTTGCCCACTTCTTCCTCAATTGTTTCGTATATTGCTGCATAAAAAATAATAATCTTCTAATAGAAAGCATACAGCTCACTTCCATCCTATTCATTCAATTTAATCAATTACGCCTCGGAGTAATTGATTCCAGATTTTGAATCGAGCTTGTGCCTGCAGGATGCAGGTATGCAACCATTGCCGCAGGACGCGGCGGTCTTAGTCTGAGTTCCCCAAATCAACCGATTTTAAACTTCTGCTGATTTAAGTTAATAAAGTTCTCCTTCAACGTCGCCCATCAAATCGTAAAACCAATCTTCCACTCTTGGTGCTACTTCTAATTCTATAAAACTTTCAATCTGTTCTCTATTCATCTGACCGATGTTTACTGTATCAGCTGTTTCTTCCGGCATATCCACTTTTTTCACGACTTTCCCCTGTTGTTTGAGTAGTAAATTGAACATAT
Proteins encoded:
- a CDS encoding ABC transporter permease; the protein is MLSIRRLLFFMQQYTKQLRKKWATLLLLFLFPILLIGLLLGLVAGLLVPDEHSPIRVALVDEDGTKESRLFASLLEGTAADGAYIQIIALSKEQAQQLITQNEISTYFSFPEGFTADLYEGESVTIPIVGNPFRPTDSYLVKELVESMTRYIGAAQANILTIYDYAKKIDMSKEQRQELMLQQFIDFTLYTLGKDKLLDKEILENVATSSSVHYYVLAGWFMSLSIWALAFYMILGKEQHPAMQIRLTLAGVKLWQRIFARVIVALAGSVVYATLLFVAISQFVDYDLYLIDYVRFALFAVLYALLLLIGIALLDIWVSSQKVALLLQGLWTFIMIFTSGAVIPTLYFPLVVQGVLPYFFSYDSMNWMIDIVLEGRNYADFTSLVLVATAGLLGVWLSTIGKERWDR
- a CDS encoding S-layer homology domain-containing protein — translated: MKKFRFSLLFVVALMFQMLVIPYHFSADELDTNAPTIDYLALGDSLTVGISPYNELGRSYADFLADGLYAKGDLKSFNKGFSYPGYKTTDVLSDIQQNVTKDILGIGSVEKTATLQQSIKDAELITISAGANDILPLLKQDQTTGKMIVDQMELVRTLQQIGANYKAIMVQISQLNPDAQVYVMGYYNPFPYMSEDLQPMLNQLLTTLNKTIATGLGGTQAILVPTGDAIAVDYKTYLPNPENIHLSEAGYKVIMEQFWTVIESSNAEVPEVIAPKPALFTDTAGHGLRVYIEQAATAGIVGGYADGTFKPNQNLKRVQATSIIVQALGLTTDEIAPFDDIVKYADKTKADINAAYKYGIIKGSNGKFKPNDTITRAQLALMIGRAYELKTGVPYKSFQAVPFSDVGSYNAETVNAISMLHELNIANGFEGKFMPNNPTTRAHAAKMFVHFISLSQSE
- a CDS encoding general stress protein; this encodes MDDKKYVGTFHSIDTVLYKIIEMKAQGIDESNMYAVTIEEDNISMLRGRSDIELLGTADDDWLNRFTLFLKGEESVLDAFSSMGFSEQQSRHYYDEVKNGGVALFIENGVSKSHLSEQKSDNPRSVVEEMDSSTDRSISRGALEGQDENQQIVNNDPTVPRLNTRNL
- a CDS encoding ABC transporter permease, with translation MRRIVSTRLMRWRKEWKGLVCWLLLPIVLTVLMMKSIGIWQEEMTVPIGLVVEEQSELVEQLVADIASADLLYIHYLEKDVALHKLEQHELDSVFVIREGYADNILAGRRNQLIEAYSSNRSYAYQAVVETIASFAQQDASRSKAAFVIKQLFKDAQMEDEWSYIEIIDSSRKRQHNETLLQSSFTYFDKDSEVVEQSLLIVPVWGVWALFAMITVFFLFDWVLKENRLSMRSRWQFTSISFGQYAQGTFLLYTLLLFLVDLLAAIIFSSLFDEKISVQAVIALVTFRLTINLLAFLLASVSKQAFMYYVSGVAIALLLTVVGGAIIPLEGLTRKWSWLEALSPVHALLDGMIPVVWLTVLIVLFILWLWKGGKSYA
- a CDS encoding ABC transporter ATP-binding protein — encoded protein: MLEVSGVQKKYKNKLVIDNLSFRMKPSEIIGLVGENGAGKSTLLQLLATVMQPTQGDIQLDGLSYRTDIKKIRQKIGYVPQDISIWDEFTVEENMLFFEKLSWKRRSKEQCRQLCLDMQLTHWKESVQSLSGGMKRKLNLAISLLHDPILLLLDEPTVGIDLKSKTEIGLYLHNLAKNEGKMIMYTSHDMDEITNVCDRVYAIGKDPFYTDLLQKKAVEVEVIT
- a CDS encoding YdcF family protein, yielding MKISRRVILIACFLVVAAGIFCWSRTGKWIESGLEPKADGTNDYAIVLGAKVKQDSLSLSLRYRLDAALAYANEYSHVTLILSGGQGSDEPMSEAEAMRRFLTDNGIEDSRLILEDASTSTYENLLFSKKLLPSDVDSITIVSSDFHLARAQKIAESIDLKSDVVAAKTPKVVEAKSNFRERIALVKTFVVGR